CTGGGGCATGGGCACGGCGATGTTCCCCTGCCCGATGTTCCAGGCCGACGCACGCGCGGTGCTGCGCGACGACGGCACCGCCGTGGTCTCGCTCTCGGCCGTCGAGATGGGCCAGGGGGCGCTGACCTCCATCGCCCAGATCGCCGCCGACGGGCTCGGCCTGGAGGCCGACAAGGTGGAATTCCGCGCCGGTTCCTCCGACCTTCCGAGCGGCGGCATCGCCGGCGGTTCGGGCCATACTGCGACCGCGGGCAGCGCGGTCTTCGCCGCGGGCAGCGACGCGATCCGCCAGCTGTCGGAGATCGCCACGCAGGATCCGGCCTCGCCCCTCTTCGGCGCCGGCAATGCCGGTGTGGTCGGCCGGGGCGGCCGCCTCCACCGCGCCGACGACGAGAGCCGGTCGGAGAGCTACGCCGCGATCCTGTCGCGCGCCGGGCGCCCCCACATCGAGGGCAACGGCACCGGGGCGCGCAACCAGACGGACGCGGACGAGTACGCCATGTTCACCCACGGCGCGGTGTTCGCCGAGGTGAAGGTGGACCCGGACCTCTACCAGATCCGCGTCAGCCGTCTCGTCGGCGCGTTCGCGGCCGGGCGGATCATCAACCCGCGCCTCGCCAGGAGCCAGCTCACGGGCGGCATGATCTGGGGCCTCTCCTTCGCGCTCCACGAGGAGGCGTTCCACGACCCGCGTACGGGACGGCCGATGAACGGCGACCTCGCCGGGTACCACGTCCCGGTGAACGCCGACGCACCGTCGGTGGAGGCGCTGCTGATCGACGAGGAGGACCGCCACGTCAACGCTCTCGGCGTGAAGGGCGTCGGCGAGGTGGGCATCACCGGCTCGGTGGGGGCGATCGCCAACGCGATCTGGCACGCGACGGGCGTGCGCGTCCGCCGCTTCCCGATCCATATCGCCGACATCCTCGGCTGACCCGGTCCGGGCCGGCCCGCTCCCCGAGGCGGGCCGGCCCACACATTTTCGTAGGGCGCCCCCGACACGTTTAGGGGAACCCCTCCTCGAGAAGTTGCCTATCCTCCCGGCGACGATGTCGGCCGCCGCCGCGCCCGATCCGTCGGGCCCGGCCCACCCGTGCCCGGCCCACCCGGCCCGGCGATCGCCTCCGGTGAGCCGTATCTCCCGGCAGGGCCCCGCCTGACAGACGGATTGCGCACGCTCCGACGGAATTCGTGTGCGCGCCCTGTGCCGCCGGTCCTCCTCGGCGGTCCGGCCCGTCTCGATGGCGGGGGACCGCCTGAGCGGCACACGGCCGCGACGACGACCGTCGTTCTGCCACCCTCTCCGCCCTGGAGGTCCACCCGCCTCCGCGACGGCCCCGGGCCGCGCCGCGTTGTCGCGGAGCGCGGGCGAGACCACCCGCAATCCGGCACTTCGTCCCTCCGACACCCCGCAAAACGCGCCGCCGCCGCCCGGTCCGTCGTCGCGCCCGGCCCGCGAAAGGTCGCGGCAACGGCCGGAACGCCTCGGGCCATTGAACGTTGCATGGCATGATGATATCGATAACATGACACACAACAGGGGGGTTCCCTGCCCGGCGTCCGGCCGTGCATGGCTCCCGAGAACAGGAGGAAACCCGTGTTCCGATCCATGCTCGCCGCATGCGTCCTCGTCACCGCCATCGCCCCGGGCGTCACACCCGCCCGCGCCGAGACCGTGGCCCTCGCCACCTCCGTGCCCGACACCGGCACCAACAAGCTCTTCGTCGACACCTTCATCGAGGAGCTGAAGAAAAGCGCCCCCGACCTCGAGGTCGAGCGCTTCATGGACAGCCAGCTCGGCAACGAGCGCGAGCTCATCGACCTCATCAAACTCGGCGAGATCGAGTTCTTCATCGGGTCGATCCACTCCGCCCAATACTACCCCGAGCTCGACGCCACCGCCGTGCCCTACCTCTTTGGAAACTGGGCGGAAGTGAAGGCCTTCCTCGACGGCCCGATCGGCGAGCGCATGAGCGAGGCGCTGCAGCAGCGCGGCAACGCCGTCCCCCTCGCCTACTACTACCAGGGCGCCCGTTGGGCGACGACGCAGGGCCGCCCCTTCCGCACCGTGGCGGACCTCAAGGGCCTCAAGATGCGCATGTCCGAGATCCCGCTGTGGATCGACATCTGGTCCGGCCTCGGCGCGACCATCGCGCCGATGCCCTCCAACGAGGTCTTCTCCGCCATGCAGACCGGCGTCATCGACGCGCAGGAGAACATGCTCGCCAACATCTACGGCCGGCAGATCCACACGGTCTCGGACTACCTCATCAACACCCAGCACCTGCAGAGCTACATGACCCTGATGGTCAACAAGGACTTCTGGGACGGGCTCGGCGAGGATGAGCAGAGCGCCGTCAAGGCGGCCGCCGTGAAGGCCGGCGAGGTCACCGACGCCGCCGCCGAGGAGGTCGTCAAGGAGATCGTATCCGACATTGCCGCCACCGGCGTCGAGGTCGTCGAGGTCGATCCCTCGTTCCGCAAGGACGCGATGCCGGTCGTCGAGAAGGCCGCCCAGAGCCTCCTGGCGGACGGGGTCTGGGAGGCGGCCGTGGCCGCCGGCTCGAACGGCTCGGCCGACTGACCGATGGGTCTGGTGATGAAACGTCTCGCGAGGGCCTCCCTGGCCCTCGCCGCGGTGAGTTTCGCGTGCTTCATCGTGATGATTCTCGCTCAGGTGAGCTACCGGTACGTCGGCGTTTCCATGGTCTTCAGTGAGGAGGCCGCCCGCCTCTTCAACGTCTACGCCGTCTTCTTCGGACTGGTCTATGTCGTCTACGCAAGCGGCGACGTGCGCATCAACCTGATCGACGCCTTCTTCGACAGTCGCCCCCGGCTCGCCGTGGCCCTCTCCCTCGTCTACACCGTGCTGGCGATCATCTTCATGGCCATCCTGTGCGTCGGCTCCTGGCGGCTGATGAACTCCAACTGGAGCTGGCCGCTGCCCTCCATCAGCTTCCTCAGCAAGGGGCACGTCTACCTCGCCCCGTTCATCGGCTCCGTGCTGTCCCTCATCATCCTCGTCGGACGCGTCATCGAAACGCTCCGTCTGCGCCAACCGGTTTTCCCGCTGACGGAGGACGTGGAATGATCGCCGCCGTATTTCTCCTCGTCGGCCTCGTCGTCCTGCTGCTGCTCGGCGTCTCGGCCGGCCTCGGCATCGGCACGGCGAGCGTCGCCTACTTCGGCTTCACGCGCGGGTTCGACAGCCTGCCGTTCGAGGTGATCACGCAGCGTCTGGTCGGCACCATCGACTCCTTCACGCTGCTGGCGATCCCCCTCTTCCTCTTCGTCGGCCACATGATGAACGAGTCCGGTTCGGCCTCGCAGCTCTTCCGCTTCGCCAACTCGCTGGTCGGGCACTGGCGCGGGGGCCTGGCGCAGGTGAACGTCCTCGCCTCCATGCTCTTCGCCGGCATGTCCGGCTCCGGCACCGCCGACGCGGCCGGCCTCGGCGCGATGGAAATCAAGGCGATGCGCGAGGCACGCTACGACGACCGCACCACCATCGGCGTGACGGTCGGCAGCGCGCTCATCGGGCCGATCATCCCGCCGTCGATCGCCGGCATCCTCTACGCCGTCCTCGCCGGGGTCTCCCCCGCCGACGTGCTGCTCGCCGGCGTCATCCCCGGCATCCTGATGGCCGTCAGCATGATGGCGCTGGTCTTCTTCCTCGCCCGCCGGCGCAACCTCCCGCGCGAGACGTTCCCCGGCTGGTGCAGCCTCGCCCGGGACCTGCGCAGCGCCTTCCTGGCCCTGATGACCCCGGTGATCCTGATCGGCGGCATCATCAGCG
The window above is part of the Acuticoccus sediminis genome. Proteins encoded here:
- a CDS encoding TRAP transporter small permease; this encodes MKRLARASLALAAVSFACFIVMILAQVSYRYVGVSMVFSEEAARLFNVYAVFFGLVYVVYASGDVRINLIDAFFDSRPRLAVALSLVYTVLAIIFMAILCVGSWRLMNSNWSWPLPSISFLSKGHVYLAPFIGSVLSLIILVGRVIETLRLRQPVFPLTEDVE
- a CDS encoding TRAP transporter substrate-binding protein; protein product: MFRSMLAACVLVTAIAPGVTPARAETVALATSVPDTGTNKLFVDTFIEELKKSAPDLEVERFMDSQLGNERELIDLIKLGEIEFFIGSIHSAQYYPELDATAVPYLFGNWAEVKAFLDGPIGERMSEALQQRGNAVPLAYYYQGARWATTQGRPFRTVADLKGLKMRMSEIPLWIDIWSGLGATIAPMPSNEVFSAMQTGVIDAQENMLANIYGRQIHTVSDYLINTQHLQSYMTLMVNKDFWDGLGEDEQSAVKAAAVKAGEVTDAAAEEVVKEIVSDIAATGVEVVEVDPSFRKDAMPVVEKAAQSLLADGVWEAAVAAGSNGSAD
- a CDS encoding TRAP transporter large permease translates to MIAAVFLLVGLVVLLLLGVSAGLGIGTASVAYFGFTRGFDSLPFEVITQRLVGTIDSFTLLAIPLFLFVGHMMNESGSASQLFRFANSLVGHWRGGLAQVNVLASMLFAGMSGSGTADAAGLGAMEIKAMREARYDDRTTIGVTVGSALIGPIIPPSIAGILYAVLAGVSPADVLLAGVIPGILMAVSMMALVFFLARRRNLPRETFPGWCSLARDLRSAFLALMTPVILIGGIISGLFTATESAAVAALWAVLISVFAYGGLSFRRFVKVLQRSAFDSAIIMFILACSGLLGWILTRAQLPQAIAEGIASITTSPMLTMLIIIVFALVVGCFMAVAVAINILTPILVPIVVGLGIDPVHFGIVFIMALVIGEATPPFGMVLFVITRVAAVPFDFVVRSAWPFLAAIGVVVLLVWQIPQLALWVPNLVR